In one window of Streptomyces sp. NBC_01224 DNA:
- a CDS encoding peptidoglycan-binding domain-containing protein — MIRKMLSSRRTAGTSALAVVALAAALAAAPGASADEHNPPPPPGSSPVCVFYDGDGLTVYGDQGDRVSQVQCMLANRHYLPWSALDGTFGPQTLLAVQRFQADNPPLVPDGLVTPVTWSALWHAGPTRTTPLPYPPA, encoded by the coding sequence ATGATCCGGAAAATGTTGTCGTCCCGCAGGACGGCCGGGACCTCGGCCCTGGCCGTCGTCGCTCTGGCCGCCGCCCTCGCCGCTGCCCCGGGCGCCTCGGCCGACGAGCACAACCCGCCGCCACCGCCCGGCTCGAGCCCCGTCTGCGTCTTCTACGACGGCGACGGGCTCACCGTGTACGGCGACCAGGGCGATCGGGTCTCCCAGGTGCAGTGCATGCTGGCCAACCGCCACTATCTGCCGTGGTCGGCGCTCGACGGAACGTTCGGACCGCAGACCCTCCTCGCCGTACAGCGCTTCCAGGCGGACAATCCGCCGCTCGTGCCGGACGGCCTGGTCACCCCGGTCACCTGGTCGGCGCTCTGGCACGCGGGACCGACCCGCACGACCCCTCTCCCCTATCCGCCGGCGTAA
- a CDS encoding sugar phosphate isomerase/epimerase family protein codes for MTSSALAPARIRIGSAPDSWGVWFPDDPRQVPWQRFLDEVSAAGYEWIELGPYGYLPTDPARLVDETRRRGLTVSAGTVFTGLHHGTDVWDRTWAHVADIAALTRAMGAGHLVVIPSFWRDDRTGEVLEDRSLTAEQWRSLTTQTERLGREVQDRFGLRIVVHPHADTHIDTEEHVSRFLDATDPELVSLCLDTGHYAYCGGDSVKLIETYGERIGYLHLKQVDPEILAEVVADEVPFGPAVARGVMCEPPGGMPALEPVLAAARKLDVDLFAIVEQDMYPCPPDKPFPIARRTRDFLRSCGSPHREP; via the coding sequence ATGACCTCCTCCGCATTGGCCCCGGCCCGTATCCGTATCGGTTCGGCACCCGACTCGTGGGGTGTGTGGTTCCCCGACGATCCGCGGCAAGTGCCCTGGCAGCGCTTCCTCGACGAGGTGTCCGCCGCGGGTTACGAGTGGATCGAGCTCGGCCCGTACGGCTACCTCCCGACCGACCCGGCCCGCCTCGTCGACGAGACCCGCCGCCGCGGGCTCACGGTCTCGGCCGGGACCGTTTTCACCGGATTGCACCACGGAACGGACGTCTGGGACCGGACCTGGGCGCATGTCGCCGACATCGCGGCACTCACCCGGGCGATGGGCGCCGGGCATCTCGTGGTCATCCCGTCGTTCTGGCGCGACGACAGGACGGGCGAGGTCCTGGAGGACCGCAGCCTCACCGCGGAGCAGTGGCGCAGCCTCACCACCCAGACGGAGCGGCTGGGCCGCGAGGTGCAGGACCGTTTCGGACTGCGCATCGTCGTCCATCCGCATGCCGACACCCACATCGACACCGAGGAGCACGTCAGCCGCTTCCTCGACGCCACCGATCCCGAACTGGTCTCGCTCTGCCTCGACACCGGCCACTACGCATACTGCGGCGGCGACAGCGTCAAGCTGATCGAGACCTACGGCGAACGGATCGGCTATCTGCATCTCAAGCAGGTCGACCCGGAGATCCTGGCCGAAGTCGTGGCGGACGAAGTGCCGTTCGGCCCCGCCGTGGCGCGCGGAGTGATGTGCGAACCGCCGGGCGGGATGCCCGCGCTGGAGCCCGTACTCGCAGCCGCCCGCAAGCTGGACGTCGATCTCTTCGCCATCGTCGAGCAGGACATGTACCCCTGCCCGCCCGACAAGCCCTTCCCCATCGCCCGCCGCACCCGGGACTTCCTCCGCTCCTGCGGCAGCCCGCACCGGGAACCCTGA
- the iolB gene encoding 5-deoxy-glucuronate isomerase, with the protein MTTHNEPRYHLGAGSAASGPYALDIDPKRAGWDRSSLRVLELGPGGVHTLVTGESEWIVLPLTGGCTVHTSGEIFELLGRESVFSGVSDFAYVPRDAHAQIASGAGGRFALAGAKCERRLPARYGPAPEVPVELRGSGNCSRQVNNFAAADTFECDRLIAVEVLTPGGNWSSYPPHKHDEHRPGVESVLEEIYYFEVEDDGLGYHRVSPSRDGGTDVLAEVRSGDAVLIPDGWHGPSIAAPGRTLYYLNVMAGPGEQREWLISDHPDHGWIRDTWPSQPVDPRLPLYGPEATS; encoded by the coding sequence ATGACGACGCACAACGAACCGCGGTACCACCTCGGCGCCGGGAGCGCGGCGAGCGGCCCCTACGCCCTCGACATCGACCCGAAGCGCGCCGGCTGGGACCGGTCGAGCCTGCGTGTGCTGGAGCTGGGGCCGGGCGGAGTTCACACGCTTGTCACCGGGGAGAGCGAATGGATCGTTCTGCCGTTGACCGGTGGCTGTACGGTGCACACCTCAGGTGAGATCTTTGAACTGCTGGGCCGGGAAAGCGTGTTCAGCGGGGTATCCGACTTCGCGTACGTACCGCGTGACGCCCATGCACAGATCGCCTCCGGCGCAGGAGGCCGCTTCGCCCTGGCAGGAGCGAAGTGCGAGCGACGACTCCCCGCTCGCTACGGCCCCGCGCCGGAGGTACCCGTCGAGCTGCGCGGCTCCGGGAACTGCTCCCGCCAGGTCAACAACTTCGCCGCCGCCGACACCTTCGAGTGCGACCGGCTGATCGCCGTCGAGGTACTCACCCCGGGCGGCAACTGGTCGTCCTACCCACCGCACAAGCACGACGAGCACCGCCCCGGCGTCGAGTCCGTGCTGGAGGAGATCTACTACTTCGAGGTGGAGGACGACGGCCTCGGCTACCACCGTGTGTCGCCGTCGAGGGACGGCGGTACGGATGTCCTCGCCGAGGTCCGCAGCGGTGACGCGGTCCTCATTCCCGACGGCTGGCACGGTCCGTCCATCGCCGCCCCCGGCCGCACGCTCTACTACCTCAATGTGATGGCGGGCCCGGGGGAGCAGCGGGAGTGGCTGATCAGCGACCACCCCGACCACGGCTGGATCCGTGACACCTGGCCGTCGCAGCCGGTGGACCCCAGACTCCCGCTCTACGGACCGGAGGCGACCTCGTGA
- a CDS encoding zinc-dependent alcohol dehydrogenase family protein, giving the protein MRAVVFEEFKQDARVREVPDPSPSGQGVVVRVAATGLCRSDWHGWMGHDPDITLPHVPGHELAGVVEAVGSGVVNWRPGDRVTVPFVCACGRCPACAAGAQQVCERQTQPGFTHWGSFAEYVALEQADVNLVSVPEGLSFATAAGLGCRFATAFRAVVAQGRVAPGEWVAVHGCGGVGLSAVMIAVACGARVVAVDVSAGALELARAFGAVECVDASTHPGGADEAVRELTGGGAHLSLDALGSPVTCAASVRSLRRQGRHVQIGLLPTAAGDPVVPMARVIGLELEMLGSHGMAAHAYPPMMDMILAGTLRPDLLVTSTIGLDAAPAALAAMGTAPGPGVTIILPSSGGTYTPAKE; this is encoded by the coding sequence ATGCGAGCAGTGGTATTCGAGGAGTTCAAGCAGGACGCCAGGGTGCGGGAAGTGCCGGACCCGAGCCCGTCCGGCCAGGGTGTCGTGGTCCGCGTCGCGGCCACCGGGCTGTGCCGCAGTGACTGGCACGGCTGGATGGGTCACGACCCCGACATCACCCTGCCCCATGTGCCCGGTCATGAACTCGCCGGTGTGGTCGAGGCGGTGGGGAGCGGTGTCGTCAACTGGCGACCCGGCGACCGGGTCACCGTGCCCTTCGTCTGTGCGTGCGGCCGCTGTCCCGCCTGTGCGGCCGGAGCCCAGCAGGTCTGCGAGCGGCAGACCCAGCCCGGCTTCACCCACTGGGGCTCGTTCGCCGAGTACGTGGCGCTGGAGCAGGCCGACGTCAATCTGGTCTCCGTTCCCGAGGGCCTGTCCTTCGCCACGGCGGCCGGTCTGGGGTGCAGGTTCGCCACGGCGTTCCGGGCGGTCGTGGCTCAGGGGCGGGTGGCGCCGGGCGAGTGGGTCGCGGTGCACGGTTGCGGAGGGGTCGGGCTCTCGGCCGTCATGATCGCGGTGGCCTGTGGGGCCAGGGTCGTCGCGGTCGACGTCTCAGCGGGCGCTCTCGAACTGGCGCGGGCGTTCGGCGCGGTGGAGTGCGTGGACGCGTCCACGCACCCGGGCGGGGCGGACGAGGCGGTACGCGAACTGACGGGCGGCGGGGCCCATCTGTCACTCGACGCGCTGGGCTCCCCGGTGACCTGCGCCGCCTCGGTGCGGAGCCTGCGCCGACAGGGCCGCCATGTGCAGATCGGGCTGCTGCCCACGGCCGCCGGTGACCCCGTCGTGCCCATGGCGCGGGTGATCGGCCTGGAGCTGGAGATGCTCGGCAGTCATGGCATGGCCGCGCACGCGTACCCGCCGATGATGGACATGATCCTGGCCGGCACCCTGCGCCCCGATCTGCTGGTGACCTCCACCATCGGCCTGGACGCGGCCCCGGCGGCGCTCGCCGCGATGGGTACGGCGCCCGGGCCAGGGGTGACGATCATCCTGCCGTCGAGCGGTGGGACGTACACCCCGGCGAAGGAGTGA
- a CDS encoding MMPL family transporter yields MPEVNSPERLGGWTRFVTARPRLALLAALVITALAVFAGSGVVDKMGSGGWEAPDAESTYTTKALEREFPASQPNLLLLVDSGSASVDDPAVAAEAARLTERLAGEKDITGVGSYWQSKAPALRAEDGREALIAARIEGDDKAMGEVLDRIAPAYRGAHGPVEVSVGGPVAVRHEMQTIIQEDLLRAEMIALPVTLVLLVMVFGSAIAALLPLGVGIVAILGTNAVLRGITEFTDVSVFAQNLTTALGLGLAIDYALFIVRRFREELATGADTRAAVGATLRTAGRTVLFSALTVAVSLAAMLVFPQYFLRSFAYAGIAVVLLAAAAALILLPAALMLLGPRVNSLDLRRLLRRGDGRTGGRVELSASASAESGSGWGRFAALVMRRAPVFAVLTTVGLVLLGLPFLGVKFGTADDRQLPATAESHVVQQHIRDGFPGSPGGGLEVLAEGAATPAQYTEYRSRIAGLPGVLRVDGPVTTGRFAYFSVLPDGESVGEGSQRLVQDLRAEPAPFDTSVTGTAAVLVDSKHAIADRLPWAVGIIVVVTLLLVFLLTGSVLIPLQAVVLNALSLTAMFGAVVWVFQDGHLSGPLSFTSTGDIETTLPVLMFCVAFGLSMDYGVFLLSRIKEEYDRTGDHERSVTFGLRHTGGLITAAAVILAVVMVAIGTSRVANTKMLGLGIALAVLMDAMVVRSLLVPSVMKLMGKATWWAPARLRAFHRRFGLSEGTSVPLPAEEISMDAPERDKITSGA; encoded by the coding sequence ATGCCTGAAGTCAACAGTCCGGAGCGTCTGGGGGGCTGGACCCGCTTCGTCACTGCGCGACCACGGCTCGCGCTGCTCGCGGCCCTGGTCATCACGGCGCTCGCCGTGTTCGCGGGCAGCGGGGTGGTCGACAAGATGGGCAGCGGCGGCTGGGAGGCCCCGGACGCCGAATCGACCTATACGACCAAGGCGCTGGAGCGCGAGTTCCCCGCATCCCAGCCGAATCTGTTGCTGCTCGTGGACAGCGGCAGCGCATCGGTCGACGATCCGGCGGTGGCCGCCGAGGCGGCCCGGCTGACCGAGCGGCTGGCCGGAGAGAAGGACATCACGGGCGTCGGCTCGTACTGGCAGAGCAAGGCACCCGCACTGCGTGCCGAGGACGGGCGAGAAGCGTTGATCGCCGCCCGGATAGAAGGCGACGACAAGGCGATGGGCGAGGTCCTGGACCGGATAGCCCCCGCATACCGTGGTGCGCACGGCCCTGTGGAGGTCTCGGTCGGCGGCCCGGTCGCCGTACGGCACGAGATGCAGACGATCATCCAGGAGGACCTGCTGCGGGCCGAGATGATCGCGCTGCCGGTGACGCTCGTGCTGCTGGTCATGGTCTTCGGAAGTGCGATCGCCGCCCTGCTGCCGCTCGGTGTGGGCATCGTCGCGATCCTGGGGACCAATGCCGTGCTGCGCGGCATCACCGAATTCACCGACGTCTCGGTCTTCGCTCAGAACCTCACCACGGCCCTCGGTCTCGGACTTGCCATCGACTACGCGCTGTTCATCGTGCGCCGGTTCAGGGAAGAGCTCGCGACCGGGGCGGACACCCGGGCGGCTGTGGGGGCGACGCTGCGCACTGCGGGGCGCACGGTGCTGTTCTCCGCGCTGACCGTTGCGGTTTCGCTCGCCGCGATGCTGGTCTTCCCGCAGTACTTCCTGCGCTCGTTCGCCTACGCGGGGATCGCCGTGGTGCTGCTGGCGGCTGCCGCCGCGCTGATCCTGCTCCCGGCCGCGCTGATGCTGCTCGGACCACGGGTCAACTCGCTGGATCTGCGCCGACTGCTGCGACGGGGGGACGGGCGCACGGGCGGGCGTGTCGAGCTGTCCGCGTCCGCCTCAGCCGAATCCGGCAGCGGGTGGGGCCGGTTCGCGGCCCTCGTGATGCGTCGGGCGCCGGTCTTCGCCGTCCTCACCACCGTGGGTCTCGTCCTGCTCGGACTGCCCTTCCTCGGGGTGAAGTTCGGTACGGCGGACGATCGCCAGCTGCCCGCGACCGCCGAGTCGCATGTCGTCCAGCAGCACATCCGGGACGGCTTCCCCGGCAGCCCGGGCGGCGGCCTCGAAGTACTCGCGGAGGGTGCGGCGACGCCGGCCCAATACACCGAATACCGCAGCAGGATCGCCGGCCTTCCCGGTGTGCTGCGGGTCGACGGGCCGGTCACGACGGGGCGGTTCGCCTACTTCAGCGTGCTGCCCGACGGCGAGTCCGTGGGGGAGGGGTCCCAGCGGCTCGTGCAGGACCTCCGGGCCGAGCCCGCCCCCTTCGACACCTCGGTGACGGGCACGGCAGCCGTCCTGGTCGACTCCAAGCACGCCATCGCGGACCGGCTGCCCTGGGCAGTGGGCATCATCGTCGTGGTGACACTGCTTCTGGTCTTCCTGCTTACCGGAAGCGTGCTGATCCCCCTCCAGGCGGTCGTGCTCAACGCGCTGAGTCTCACGGCGATGTTCGGAGCGGTCGTCTGGGTCTTCCAGGACGGGCATCTGTCCGGACCGCTCTCCTTCACCAGCACCGGGGACATAGAGACGACACTGCCGGTGCTGATGTTCTGCGTCGCCTTCGGACTCTCCATGGACTACGGGGTCTTCCTGCTCTCCCGGATCAAGGAGGAGTACGACCGCACCGGGGACCACGAGCGGTCGGTGACCTTCGGGCTGCGGCACACCGGCGGGCTGATCACCGCGGCAGCCGTGATCCTGGCGGTGGTGATGGTCGCCATCGGTACGTCACGGGTGGCCAACACCAAGATGCTGGGCCTCGGCATCGCCCTGGCCGTGCTGATGGACGCCATGGTGGTGCGCAGCCTGCTGGTTCCTTCCGTGATGAAGCTGATGGGCAAGGCCACCTGGTGGGCACCCGCTCGGCTCCGGGCCTTCCACCGGAGGTTCGGCCTGAGCGAAGGGACGTCCGTGCCGCTGCCGGCCGAGGAGATATCGATGGACGCTCCGGAGCGGGACAAGATCACCAGCGGAGCGTAG
- a CDS encoding helix-turn-helix transcriptional regulator, producing MTDRRLWSYKDIAAHIRVQPDTVRSYRKHGLLPSPDHVESGKPYWYADTIRAWVASRPGNRGRRD from the coding sequence ATGACGGACAGAAGACTCTGGTCCTACAAGGACATTGCCGCGCACATCCGGGTACAGCCGGACACCGTCCGCTCCTACCGCAAACACGGCCTCCTCCCGTCACCCGACCATGTGGAGAGCGGCAAGCCCTACTGGTACGCGGACACCATCCGCGCCTGGGTCGCCTCAAGACCCGGCAACCGAGGACGCAGGGACTGA
- the iolD gene encoding 3D-(3,5/4)-trihydroxycyclohexane-1,2-dione acylhydrolase (decyclizing), giving the protein MSAPRTRRLTTAQALVSFLSRQYTERDGRRQRLISATWGIFGHGNVAGVGQALVESGRAMPYLQGRNEQAMVHAAVGYARQSGRLSAHAVTTSIGPGATNLVTGAALATINHLPVLLLPGDTFASRPADPVLQQLEVPSAGDISVNDCLRPVSRYFDRITRPEALIPAALQAMRTLADPAETGAVTLALPQDVQAQAYDWPEEFFAERIWYVRRPAPDPYELDRAVRAVRSARRPLIVAGGGVHHSAAEETLAAFAAATRIPVASTQAGKGSLRHDHPADVGGIGHTGTATADELARTADLVIGIGTRYSDFTTASATLFSDPSVRFLNLNITGFDAHKLGALPLVADARTALEALTAALAARNHRVDPSYETEYTEAKEKWEQRVTAAFTAEDPHARPTQAQVLGLLDALVTEDDILINAAGSLPGDLHKLWRARSPHQYHVEYGYSCMGYEIPAAIGVQLATPGRPVWALVGDGTYLMNPTEIVTAVQQELPVKLVILQNHGYASIGGLSETVGGERFGTAYRHRAADGAFTGPPLPVDLAANAGSLGMRVLRAKTVRDLREALAEARVADRPTCVYVETETADTVSGPPPAQAWWDVPVAETATRPSAVKAREEYDRHVADRRHHL; this is encoded by the coding sequence GTGAGCGCACCACGCACCCGCAGGCTCACCACCGCCCAGGCCCTGGTGTCCTTCCTGTCCCGCCAGTACACCGAGCGCGACGGCCGGCGACAGCGCCTGATCAGCGCCACCTGGGGCATCTTCGGCCACGGCAATGTCGCCGGAGTCGGTCAGGCGCTCGTCGAGTCGGGCCGGGCGATGCCCTATCTCCAGGGCCGCAACGAGCAGGCCATGGTGCACGCCGCCGTCGGCTACGCCCGCCAGTCCGGCCGGCTCTCCGCGCACGCCGTCACCACCTCCATCGGCCCCGGCGCCACGAACCTCGTGACCGGCGCCGCCCTCGCCACCATCAACCACCTCCCCGTCCTCCTCCTGCCCGGGGACACCTTCGCGAGCCGGCCCGCCGACCCCGTGCTCCAGCAGCTCGAAGTCCCGTCCGCGGGCGACATCTCGGTCAACGACTGTCTGCGTCCCGTCTCCCGCTACTTCGACCGGATCACCCGCCCCGAGGCCCTGATCCCGGCCGCACTCCAGGCCATGCGGACCCTCGCCGACCCGGCGGAGACCGGCGCGGTCACGCTCGCGCTGCCGCAGGACGTGCAGGCGCAGGCGTACGACTGGCCGGAGGAGTTCTTCGCCGAGCGCATCTGGTACGTACGCCGCCCCGCCCCCGATCCGTACGAACTCGACCGGGCGGTGCGGGCCGTGCGCAGCGCCCGCCGGCCGCTGATCGTGGCGGGCGGCGGCGTCCATCACAGCGCGGCGGAGGAGACCCTCGCCGCGTTCGCCGCCGCCACCCGTATCCCCGTCGCCTCCACCCAGGCCGGCAAGGGCTCCCTGCGTCACGACCACCCCGCCGACGTCGGCGGCATCGGCCACACCGGCACCGCGACCGCCGACGAGCTGGCCCGCACCGCCGACCTGGTGATCGGCATCGGCACCCGCTACTCCGATTTCACCACCGCCTCCGCCACGCTCTTCTCCGACCCGTCGGTCCGCTTCCTCAACCTCAACATCACCGGCTTCGACGCACACAAACTCGGCGCGCTCCCCCTCGTCGCCGACGCCCGCACCGCCCTCGAAGCCCTCACCGCCGCGCTCGCCGCACGCAACCACCGCGTCGACCCGTCCTACGAGACCGAGTACACCGAGGCCAAGGAGAAATGGGAGCAGCGCGTCACCGCCGCGTTCACCGCCGAGGACCCGCATGCCCGCCCCACCCAGGCCCAGGTCCTCGGCCTGCTCGACGCCCTCGTCACCGAGGACGACATCCTGATCAACGCGGCCGGATCGCTCCCCGGTGACCTGCACAAACTCTGGCGGGCCCGCTCCCCGCACCAGTACCACGTCGAATACGGCTACTCCTGCATGGGCTACGAGATCCCGGCCGCGATCGGGGTCCAGCTGGCCACCCCCGGCCGCCCCGTCTGGGCCCTCGTCGGCGACGGCACATATCTGATGAATCCCACCGAGATCGTCACCGCGGTGCAGCAGGAACTCCCCGTGAAGCTGGTCATCCTGCAGAACCACGGCTACGCGTCCATCGGCGGCCTGTCCGAGACGGTCGGCGGTGAGCGTTTCGGTACGGCCTACCGCCACCGTGCCGCGGACGGCGCCTTCACCGGCCCCCCGCTCCCCGTCGACCTCGCGGCCAACGCCGGCTCGCTGGGGATGCGGGTGCTGCGCGCCAAGACCGTGCGTGACCTGCGCGAAGCCCTTGCCGAGGCACGCGTCGCGGACCGTCCCACTTGTGTCTACGTCGAGACCGAAACGGCAGACACAGTGTCGGGCCCCCCTCCGGCGCAGGCGTGGTGGGATGTTCCCGTAGCCGAAACGGCCACCCGGCCGTCGGCCGTGAAAGCCCGGGAAGAGTACGACCGTCACGTCGCCGACCGACGCCACCACCTTTGA
- the iolC gene encoding 5-dehydro-2-deoxygluconokinase: MPELYDVITMGRIGVDLYPLQTGVPLARVETFGKFLGGSPTNVAVAATRLGRRTAVVTRTGRDAFGEYLHHQLREFGVDDRWVTPVDAYPTPVTFCEIFPPDDFPLYFYRQPKAPDLEIHESELDLDAVRSARVFWMTGTGLCAEPSHTSTLAALRARGRSGITVFDLDWRPMFWDTTEEMPGIASDPAARYREALAHSTVAVGNLDECEIATGEREPYAAARALIAAGVELAVVKQGPKGVLAVHRDGTVADVPPLPVEVVNGLGAGDAFGGALCHGLLAGWETEHIMRYANAAGAIVASRLACSSAMPFPYEVEAALTEGAVTSRPTGATP, encoded by the coding sequence ATGCCTGAGCTGTACGACGTGATCACCATGGGCCGGATCGGTGTGGATCTCTACCCCCTGCAGACCGGTGTGCCGCTGGCCCGGGTCGAGACATTCGGGAAGTTCCTCGGCGGCTCACCGACCAATGTCGCCGTTGCGGCAACCCGGCTCGGCCGGCGGACCGCCGTGGTGACCCGCACGGGCCGGGATGCCTTCGGGGAGTATCTCCACCACCAGTTGCGGGAGTTCGGGGTGGACGACCGGTGGGTGACGCCCGTCGACGCGTATCCGACGCCGGTCACCTTCTGCGAGATCTTCCCGCCCGACGACTTCCCGCTCTACTTCTACCGGCAGCCCAAGGCCCCCGACCTGGAGATCCACGAGTCGGAGCTGGACCTCGACGCGGTGCGGTCCGCCCGGGTCTTCTGGATGACGGGCACCGGGCTGTGCGCCGAACCGAGCCACACATCGACCCTCGCCGCCCTGCGCGCCCGCGGCCGGTCCGGCATCACCGTCTTCGACCTCGACTGGCGCCCGATGTTCTGGGACACCACAGAAGAAATGCCCGGTATCGCGTCCGACCCCGCCGCCCGCTACCGCGAGGCCCTCGCCCATTCCACCGTCGCCGTCGGCAACCTCGACGAATGCGAGATCGCGACCGGCGAGCGCGAACCGTACGCGGCCGCCCGCGCCCTGATCGCCGCGGGGGTCGAGCTGGCCGTCGTCAAACAGGGCCCCAAGGGCGTACTCGCCGTCCACCGCGACGGCACGGTGGCCGATGTGCCGCCGCTGCCCGTCGAGGTCGTCAACGGCCTCGGCGCCGGTGACGCCTTCGGCGGGGCGCTCTGCCACGGGCTGCTCGCAGGATGGGAGACCGAACACATCATGCGGTACGCCAACGCCGCCGGTGCCATCGTCGCCTCCCGGCTCGCCTGCTCGTCCGCCATGCCGTTCCCGTACGAAGTCGAAGCTGCCCTGACCGAAGGTGCTGTCACCTCCCGCCCCACCGGAGCCACCCCATGA
- a CDS encoding Cgl0159 family (beta/alpha)8-fold protein has product MTPPASSVSELVQLRMRHPEAIAEAAARRRRRPLIGSGGRLMIIAADHPARGSLAVGDRELAMANRFELLDRLCLALSRPGVDGVLATADILDDLLLLGALENKVVVGSMNRGGLAGAAFELDDRFTGHRPEDLARLRFDAGKLLLRIDYDDPGSLDTMHATARAIDAMAAHRLPVFVEPFLCRRMDGHVRNDLGAEAVTTSIAIASGLAGTSAYTWLKVPVTENPDDMARVMEASTLPAVLLGGEVGDDLDGAFEKWRTALQLPTVQGLVVGRSLLYPADGEVAAAVDTAVSLLEPRGTGGDRVSSREWV; this is encoded by the coding sequence ATGACGCCCCCGGCCTCCTCGGTCTCCGAACTCGTCCAGCTGCGCATGCGCCACCCCGAGGCCATCGCCGAAGCCGCCGCGCGACGCCGCAGACGCCCCCTCATCGGCAGCGGCGGCCGCCTGATGATCATCGCGGCGGACCATCCGGCCCGTGGCTCCCTGGCCGTCGGCGACCGCGAACTGGCCATGGCCAACCGCTTCGAGCTCCTGGACCGGCTCTGCCTCGCCCTCTCCCGCCCCGGTGTCGACGGCGTCCTCGCCACCGCCGACATCCTCGACGACCTGCTGCTCCTCGGCGCACTGGAGAACAAGGTGGTCGTCGGCTCGATGAACCGCGGCGGACTCGCGGGCGCCGCCTTCGAACTCGACGACCGCTTCACCGGCCACCGCCCCGAGGACCTCGCCCGGCTCCGCTTCGACGCGGGCAAGCTGCTGCTCCGTATCGACTACGACGACCCCGGCTCGCTCGACACCATGCACGCCACCGCCCGTGCCATCGACGCCATGGCCGCGCACCGGCTGCCCGTCTTCGTCGAGCCGTTCCTCTGCCGCCGCATGGACGGCCACGTCCGCAACGACCTCGGCGCGGAGGCGGTCACCACCTCGATCGCCATCGCCTCGGGGCTGGCCGGGACATCCGCGTACACCTGGCTCAAGGTCCCCGTCACCGAGAACCCCGACGACATGGCCCGGGTGATGGAGGCTTCGACGCTGCCCGCCGTGCTGCTGGGCGGCGAGGTGGGTGACGACCTGGACGGCGCGTTCGAGAAGTGGCGCACGGCGCTGCAACTGCCGACCGTCCAGGGCCTGGTGGTGGGGCGTTCGCTGCTCTACCCGGCCGACGGTGAGGTGGCCGCGGCCGTCGACACGGCCGTATCGCTGCTGGAGCCGAGAGGAACGGGCGGGGACCGGGTATCAAGTAGGGAATGGGTATGA